The Thermodesulfobacteriota bacterium genome includes the window TCCTACACAAAGTGCAAAGCGGAGCAACTAATAATGTGTTCTCTGCTATAGAGATCATAAGCCCGCCTGGAAAAGGTGTTTCTCTTCATGTACACGAGAATGAGGACGAGCTCGTTCATCTGTTGGAAGG containing:
- a CDS encoding cupin domain-containing protein; protein product: MSSEFKQDPILVMPGGGDELLMGGSQFLHKVQSGATNNVFSAIEIISPPGKGVSLHVHENEDELVHLLEG